A genomic stretch from Mya arenaria isolate MELC-2E11 chromosome 10, ASM2691426v1 includes:
- the LOC128205493 gene encoding receptor-type tyrosine-protein phosphatase mu-like produces MVALKLKFPYGLTRSYSDSQKQGNIQRNRYKGIYPYDDTRVKLRDCETDYINASFIDGYKKRHAYIASLGPMSKHLGDFSPFWEMIWLEKVEKIVMLTNLVEDGKDKCEQYWPGLGTSKIYGKVHVLFQSEDEYAEFTRREFTVTKGNETRQLHHLHFTCWPDKDIPDDVTGIIEFRQRVPNTPDQFDCPVLVHCSAGVGRTGTYIALDILTKEGESEGSIHIPGCVINMRLDRANMIQTMNQYEFLHRALVSSLSDISKPIRGTRFRQYINQMGEEGFNRQFQEMQTVLEKPPGYEMQATERNNRIKGGNIPLTAIPGDRNRHCRILDSSPRAPECMNAVYIDSLKARNRFLVVQSPMKETVIDFLTLLSQEKCTCVVSFEPSTDKQKKQNVGLYYPAGNHVLKQGMFQVSCTKQENYGYCTKRLLTIKHNEPNGQSSEREVTHFEFNAWDNTSDVPMSSKNYVDLIKRVDANLRETSNRGPVLVHCLDGTGKSALFCIVSILVEKMKIDQEVSVVNTIRKVRSRRTSAIPNMAKFEFCHECVLSYIKSIDYSQYSNFTGV; encoded by the exons ATGGTGGCCTTGAAATTG AAATTTCCTTACGGGTTGACAAGATCTTACTCGGACTCCCAGAAGCAGGGAAATATTCAACGGAACAGATATAAAGGAATATATCCAt ACGACGATACCAGGGTCAAGCTCCGCGACTGTGAGACGGATTACATAAATGCTAGTTTTATAGAC ggTTATAAAAAACGACATGCGTACATTGCATCACTAG GTCCCATGTCAAAGCATCTCGGGGATTTCAGTCCATTCTGGGAGATGATCTGGCTAGAGAAGGTTGAGAAAATTGTCATGTTGACCAACCTTGTTGAGGACGGA AAAGACAAGTGCGAGCAATATTGGCCAGGCCTTGGGACAAGTAAAATCTACGGCAAAGTCCATGTTTTATTCCAGAGCGAGGATGAATATGCCGAGTTTACGAGGAGAGAATTCACAGTTACAAAG GGAAATGAAACCAGACAGCTTCACCATCTTCATTTTACCTGCTGGCCAGACAAAGATATACCGGATGATGTCACAGGAATAATTGAGTTCAGACAGAGAGTTCCGAACACACCTGACCAATTTGATTGTCCTGTACTTGTTCACTGCAG TGCTGGTGTTGGAAGAACAGGAACATACATTGCTCTAGATATTTTGACAAAGGAGGGAGAGAGTGAGGGGTCAATACACATCCCTGGCTGTGTGATTAACATGAGGCTCGATAGGGCTAACATGATACAAACCATG AACCAGTACGAGTTCTTACATAGAGCACTCGTCAGCTCGCTGAGTGATATCAGTAAACCAATTAGAGGAACACGTTTTCGCCAGTACATCAATCAGATGGGTGAAGAAGGATTCAATCGACAGTTTCAG GAGATGCAAACAGTTTTAGAAAAACCTCCAGGTTATGAAATGCAGGCCACGGAGAGGAATAACAGAATAAAAGGCGGGAATATACCATTGACAGCCATACCAG GAGATCGCAACAGACATTGCCGGATCCTTGATAGTTCACCTAGAGCTCCTGAATGTATGAATGCAGTTTACATCGAC AGCTTGAAAGCAAGGAATCGCTTCTTGGTTGTTCAAAGTCCCATGAAAGAAACTGTGATCGACTTTTTGACACTGCTGTCCCAGGAAAAGTGTACTTGTGTCGTAAGCTTTGAACCTTCCACAGACAAACAAAAG aAACAAAATGTCGGATTGTATTATCCTGCTGGAAACCACGTTTTAAAACAGGGCATGTTTCAAGTCAGCTGTACCAAACAAGAAAACTACGGCTATTGCACAAAAAGACTGCTAACGATCAAACACAATGAACCCAATGGt CAAAGTTCTGAAAGGGAAGTCACTCACTTTGAATTCAATGCATGGGATAATACCAGTGACGTCCCGATGTCGAGTAAGAATTACGTTGATCTTATCAAAAGGGTTGACGCCAACTTAAGGGAAACTTCTAACCGAGGCCCGGTTCTTGTTCACTGTTT GGACGGGACTGGAAAAAGTGCTTTGTTCtgtattgtttcaattttggtTGAAAAGATGAAAATAGATCAAGAAGTCAGCGTTGTTAATACCATAAGGAAAGTCAGGTCCAGGCGTACATCAGCAATCCCAAACATG GCAAAGTTTGAATTCTGCCATGAATGCGTGTTGTCCTACATAAAGTCCATTGATTACAGTCAATATTCAAATTTCACTGGTGTGTGA
- the LOC128205492 gene encoding multiple epidermal growth factor-like domains protein 10 has protein sequence MDSFKILFVLMVLFKAKCDDCPDRCLCCINDICEHDSKGWEQVCLDGCKDGYHQPRCMVPCKGNCQTCRQSDGVCLICKPGFYGPSDECLNACAFRHCACFESECDNCLDGFYDVSNHCDSACSKGCSEDKCNDDGTCDCVDNFEGNKCDRCVLGKYGELCNNNCINENCMCTNAVNCISCRTGFFDISTFCSKRCSVGCKDICNSDGHCTCLPQFSGQTCANCIPGFYGDDCTIPCSNGCIDGTCKRDGTCKCIQYFMSKTCDVCDQGRFGTLCDKTCSAGCANNTCDRSDGSCEICIDGYTSSTCHENCNYACQSCSQDNASQCLLCFKGFYVDSNMSGCTPCEQSCLANTCEQPNGLCTYGCRERYWGHNCNNSCHPTCKTCLRENGICTHCVNNSLTSVGNYCTRTCSDTCVNKECDVMTGRCLRGCVRNFYADMCDIECPATCVSVPNITRCDYFGRCRHGCIAGYKGITCANATTTSKPESSSCGGIIGGTVGGSLTVLCMITVIQIVLFIRWRRHNKNNSSERTQELAFRSLDPYEIEPEMQYQELSIKPLRENKDTTYTDLQEATTLDSDVVYDQQTE, from the exons ATGGATAGTTTTAAG ATCCTATTTGTATTAATGGTGCTTTTTAAAg CTAAATGTGACGATTGTCCTGATCGATGCCTGTGCTGCATTAACGACATATGTGAACATGACTCAAAAGGCTGGGAACAAGTGTGTTTAGATGGCTGCAAAGATGGTTATCATCAACCTCGATGCATGGTCCCGTGTAAAGGAAACTGTCAGACTTGTCGTCAATCTGACGGTGTGTGTCTTATATGTAAACCGGGATTTTACGGACCATCTGACGAGTGTTTAAATGCATGTGCCTTCAGACACTGCGCATGTTTTGAAAGCGAATGTGATAATTGTCTTGACGGGTTTTACGATGTTAGCAACCATTGCGACTCGGCTTGTTCAAAAGGGTGCAGTGAAGACAAATGCAATGATGATGGAACTTGCGACTGTGTTGACAATTTTGAAGGAAATAAATGTGACAGGTGTGTTCTAGGGAAATACGGAGAACTATGCAATAATAATTGCATAAACGAAAACTGCATGTGCACAAACGCGGTTAATTGTATTTCCTGTAGGACTGGCTTTTTTGACATTTCTACTTTTTGCTCTAAACGGTGTTCCGTGGGCTGTAAGGATATTTGTAATAGTGACGGCCACTGTACATGCTTACCGCAATTTTCAGGACAGACATGTGCAAACTGTATACCTGGATTTTATGGCGACGACTGCACCATACCGTGCTCAAACGGTTGTATTGATGGCACATGCAAAAGAGATGGAACGTGCAAGTGTATTCAATACtttatgagtaaaacatgtGATGTTTGTGATCAGGGACGTTTTGGAACATTATGCGATAAAACATGTAGTGCAGGCTGTGCGAATAATACATGTGACAGAAGCGATGGATCATGCGAGATATGTATTGACGGTTATACATCATCAACTTGTCATGAAAACTGTAACTATGCTTGCCAATCATGTTCTCAAGACAACGCGTCTCAATGCTTATTATGCTTCAAGGGCTTTTATGTTGATTCGAATATGTCAGGTTGCACTCCCTGTGAGCAGTCGTGTCTTGCTAACACATGTGAACAGCCGAATGGGTTGTGTACATACGGATGCCGAGAAAGATACTGGGGCCACAACTGCAATAATTCATGCCATCCTACTTGCAAAACCTGCCTTCGAGAGAATGGCATCTGTACACATTGTGTTAACAACTCGTTGACTAGTGTTGGAAATTACTGTACCAGAACATGTAGTGACACCTGTGTTAATAAGGAATGTGATGTTATGACAGGCCGATGCCTACGTGGCTGTGTTCGCAACTTTTACGCCGACATGTGCGATATAGAGTGTCCAGCTACATGCGTTTCCGTACCAAATATTACAAGATGCGATTACTTTGGTCGTTGTCGACATGGTTGTATTGCTGGATACAAAGGGATTACCTGTGCAAATG CAACGACAACTTCTAAACCGGAATCTTCATCATGCGGGGGAATCATTGGGGGAACTGTTGGTGGTTCACTCACTGTTTTATGTATGATTACTGTCATCCAGATAGTTCTGTTCATTCGATG GAGACGACACAACAAGAACAACTCCTCTGAAAGAACCCAAGAGCTGGCGTTCCGCAGTTTGGATCCATATGAGATTG AGCCAGAAATGCAATATCAAGAGCTAAGTATCAAGCCCTTGAGAGAGAATAAAGATACAACGTACACAGACCTCCAGGAAGCAACAAC GCTCGATTCTGACGTTGTGTATGATCAGCAAACCGAGTAA